A portion of the Chondrinema litorale genome contains these proteins:
- a CDS encoding Pycsar system effector family protein, with amino-acid sequence MEQTKQSILESVESYVKHFLKERLPQNKEYHDSEHTMRVAQAAKEIGIAEGLTTEELEILQIAAWFHDTGHIETESGHEEISAKMAGKFLKEHAFPEQKIKKVKDAIRATKMPQSPKNKLEKVLCDADLSHLGSNEFFEVSASLRRELHSLREEDLSDEDWIKKDLEFLKQHEYFTEYGRTTYSERKKKNLKKLEKKLKKLDKEKDEALLKELNVDETELKQLKKKLQKVEGRPERGIETMFRTTSKNHVDFSSMADSKANIMISVNSIIITIIVGVLMRKLDNNPHLIAPTIILLIVCLASIVFAILATRPNITSGRFSKDDIKQKKANLLFFGNFHKMQLSDFEWGMKEMINDSDYLYGSMIKDIYFLGVVLGRKYRYLRTAYTIFMFGLIISSIAFIIATFTYDGATSPLDLLNDDTF; translated from the coding sequence ATGGAACAAACAAAGCAATCGATCTTAGAAAGTGTTGAAAGTTATGTGAAACATTTTCTTAAAGAAAGGCTACCTCAAAATAAAGAATATCACGACTCCGAGCATACTATGCGAGTAGCACAAGCTGCTAAAGAAATTGGTATAGCGGAAGGGTTAACTACAGAAGAGCTGGAAATTCTCCAAATTGCAGCTTGGTTTCATGATACAGGACATATAGAAACTGAAAGTGGCCACGAAGAAATAAGTGCAAAAATGGCGGGTAAGTTCTTAAAAGAACATGCTTTTCCAGAGCAAAAAATCAAAAAAGTAAAAGATGCAATTAGGGCAACTAAAATGCCTCAAAGCCCTAAAAACAAGCTCGAAAAAGTATTGTGCGACGCAGACTTATCTCACCTGGGCAGCAATGAGTTTTTTGAGGTTTCTGCTTCATTAAGAAGAGAGTTGCATTCTTTAAGAGAAGAAGACCTTTCTGATGAAGACTGGATTAAAAAGGATTTGGAGTTTTTAAAACAACACGAATACTTTACTGAGTACGGCCGCACTACATACAGCGAAAGGAAAAAGAAGAATCTAAAAAAACTCGAAAAAAAGCTTAAAAAGTTAGATAAAGAAAAAGACGAAGCACTTCTTAAAGAGCTAAATGTTGATGAAACTGAATTAAAACAGCTCAAAAAGAAATTACAAAAAGTAGAAGGCAGACCAGAGCGAGGCATAGAAACCATGTTCAGGACCACCTCTAAAAATCATGTAGACTTTAGCTCTATGGCAGATAGCAAAGCCAATATCATGATTTCAGTAAACTCTATCATTATCACCATTATCGTGGGTGTTTTGATGCGTAAACTGGACAACAACCCGCACCTAATTGCACCTACTATTATACTCCTCATTGTTTGTCTTGCGTCCATCGTTTTCGCCATTTTGGCAACCAGACCAAACATTACCTCAGGTAGATTTAGCAAAGACGACATTAAACAGAAAAAAGCAAACCTTTTGTTTTTTGGCAACTTCCATAAAATGCAACTATCTGATTTTGAGTGGGGTATGAAAGAAATGATTAACGATAGCGATTACCTATACGGCAGCATGATTAAAGACATTTATTTCCTTGGAGTTGTTTTAGGTAGAAAATACAGGTATTTACGTACTGCTTATACCATCTTTATGTTTGGTTTAATTATATCTTCTATTGCATTTATTATTGCCACTTTTACCTATGATGGCGCAACCAGTCCCTTAGATTTATTAAATGATGACACCTTCTGA
- the guaB gene encoding IMP dehydrogenase, producing the protein MSTENHKVLYEALTYDDVLLLPAYSEVLPRDTDTSTYLTKNIKLNIPLVSAAMDTVTEADLAIAIALEGGLGFIHKNMSVENQAMQVRRVKRSQSGMILDPITLNPDQTLGDANKIMRDFKIGGIPVINEDQKLIGILTNRDLRFQKNLNVKVSEIMTKESLITAPEGIGLEKAEEILQEYKIEKLPIVDDSYKLIGLITYKDILKNKDRPNACKDQFGRLRVGAAVGVTRDMMERIHALKQAGVDVIGIDTAHGHSKGVIDALKQVKIEFPDLDVIVGNVATAAGAKALAEAGADGIKVGVGPGSICTTRVIAGVGVPQLSAVFSAAEGLKGTGVPFIADGGIRFSGDIVKAIAGGASSVMIGSLLAGTEEAPGEMIIFEGRKFKSYRGMGSVEAMEHGSKDRYFQDAEDDIKKLVPEGISGRVPFKGKVGEVIYQLIGGLKAGMGYCGAGNVSSLHNAEFTKITAAGVHESHPHDISITREAPNYSRR; encoded by the coding sequence ATGTCCACTGAAAATCATAAAGTTTTGTATGAGGCGCTCACCTATGACGACGTCTTATTATTACCTGCCTATTCAGAAGTTCTTCCCCGCGATACCGATACTTCTACTTATCTTACAAAGAATATAAAGCTTAATATTCCACTGGTTTCTGCTGCTATGGATACTGTAACAGAAGCTGATTTAGCTATTGCTATAGCACTAGAGGGTGGTTTAGGTTTTATACACAAAAACATGTCTGTTGAAAACCAGGCCATGCAGGTAAGAAGGGTGAAAAGGTCTCAAAGTGGAATGATACTCGATCCTATTACATTAAATCCTGATCAAACTTTAGGAGATGCCAACAAAATCATGAGAGATTTTAAAATTGGTGGTATTCCTGTAATTAACGAAGATCAGAAACTAATAGGAATTCTTACAAACAGAGATTTACGCTTTCAGAAAAATCTGAATGTAAAAGTTTCTGAGATCATGACTAAGGAAAGCTTAATTACAGCTCCTGAAGGAATTGGTCTTGAAAAAGCAGAAGAAATTCTACAAGAATATAAAATTGAAAAACTTCCGATTGTTGACGACAGCTATAAATTAATCGGCTTAATTACTTACAAAGATATTCTAAAGAACAAAGACAGGCCAAATGCTTGTAAAGATCAGTTCGGAAGATTACGAGTAGGTGCTGCTGTTGGGGTTACCCGCGACATGATGGAGAGAATCCATGCACTAAAACAAGCTGGTGTAGACGTAATAGGTATCGATACTGCTCACGGACATTCTAAAGGTGTAATTGACGCTTTAAAACAAGTGAAAATTGAATTTCCTGATTTAGATGTAATCGTGGGTAATGTAGCTACTGCTGCTGGTGCTAAAGCCTTAGCCGAAGCTGGTGCAGATGGTATAAAAGTCGGTGTCGGACCAGGAAGTATCTGTACAACCAGAGTTATCGCAGGTGTTGGTGTACCTCAGCTTTCTGCTGTATTCTCGGCCGCAGAAGGCCTCAAAGGCACAGGTGTTCCATTTATTGCAGATGGTGGTATCAGATTCTCTGGTGACATTGTAAAAGCAATTGCTGGTGGTGCAAGTAGTGTAATGATTGGCTCATTACTAGCAGGAACAGAAGAAGCTCCGGGTGAAATGATCATTTTCGAAGGTCGTAAATTTAAGTCTTACAGAGGCATGGGTTCTGTTGAAGCTATGGAACATGGCTCTAAAGACCGTTACTTCCAAGATGCAGAAGACGACATTAAAAAACTAGTTCCTGAAGGTATTTCTGGTAGAGTTCCTTTTAAAGGAAAAGTTGGTGAAGTAATCTACCAACTAATCGGAGGTTTAAAAGCAGGTATGGGATACTGCGGTGCAGGCAATGTTTCTTCGTTACACAATGCAGAATTTACAAAAATTACTGCTGCTGGTGTTCACGAAAGTCACCCTCACGATATTTCAATAACTAGAGAAGCTCCTAATTATAGCAGAAGGTAA
- a CDS encoding aminotransferase class IV, whose translation MAQSKKVELPNPKNEFIKVYVNGEIVPREEAKVSVFDSVVQGGDSVWEGLRLYEGKVFMLDAHLERLMNSAKVLAYEGVPTKDEVKQAIIDTLKANEMYDDVHMRLTLTRGKKVTSGMNPKWNQYGCTLIVLPEWKAPIYRSKGLKLVTSYIRRNNPQFLDSKIHHNNLLNNIQAKIEANFAGVDGAVMLDMNGFLSETNSTNIFLVKKGKLYTPFADSCLPGITRNLLHETAADYGLTSIEKNLSITEMYTADEMFTTGTEGEIAPVYEVDGRVIGDGTTGPISKKVQEMHLDLIEKLGEKIL comes from the coding sequence ATGGCTCAATCTAAAAAAGTAGAATTACCAAACCCTAAGAATGAATTTATAAAGGTTTATGTGAACGGAGAAATTGTACCAAGAGAAGAAGCAAAGGTTTCTGTGTTTGATAGCGTAGTACAAGGTGGCGACTCAGTATGGGAAGGTTTGAGGTTATACGAAGGCAAAGTTTTTATGCTTGATGCTCATCTCGAAAGGTTAATGAATTCTGCTAAAGTACTTGCTTATGAAGGCGTACCGACCAAAGATGAAGTTAAACAAGCGATAATAGATACCCTAAAGGCAAATGAAATGTACGATGATGTGCATATGAGATTGACTTTAACTAGAGGCAAAAAAGTAACTTCTGGTATGAATCCTAAATGGAACCAGTATGGGTGTACTCTTATCGTTTTACCAGAGTGGAAAGCTCCAATCTATAGAAGCAAAGGTTTAAAACTGGTAACCTCATATATCAGAAGAAATAACCCACAGTTTTTAGATTCTAAAATCCACCACAATAACCTTTTAAATAACATTCAGGCAAAGATAGAAGCCAACTTTGCTGGCGTAGATGGCGCTGTAATGTTAGATATGAATGGTTTTCTTTCAGAAACAAACTCTACTAATATCTTTTTAGTAAAGAAAGGGAAATTATACACTCCTTTTGCAGATAGCTGTTTGCCGGGAATTACCAGAAACTTATTGCACGAAACAGCAGCCGATTATGGATTAACCAGTATCGAAAAGAACCTAAGTATTACAGAAATGTATACTGCTGATGAGATGTTTACTACTGGTACAGAAGGTGAAATTGCCCCAGTGTATGAAGTAGATGGTCGTGTAATTGGCGATGGAACTACTGGCCCAATCTCTAAGAAAGTACAAGAAATGCACTTAGACCTAATAGAAAAATTAGGTGAAAAAATATTGTAA
- a CDS encoding polyamine aminopropyltransferase, translating to MSEKKSFFSNSNILKAALFATGLSGIVAEYILSTLATYFLGNSVFQWTMVLSMMLFSMGLGSRISKFMDTHLLEKFVLIEFALSILVSVSALAAYTVSIYSSFNEKLYIYSFELDGTVIYMMSIMIGLLIGMEIPLVTRLNESYEDLRVNISNVMEKDYYGSLLGGVFFAFIGLPFLGLTYTPFVLGAVNFLVAVGLFLKFKKLIDKKLLFIINTAGVFVLILITSGFLFSNDIIQYGEQKRYRDKVVYQDQSKYQKIVVTQWKKYHWLYLNGNQQLSSFDEWLYHEPMTHPAMKLVPGAKNVLILGGGDGCVAREVLKYPSVETIKLVDLDEKVTELGKKHPIFTSLNDNALNNEKVTVQNGDAYTYLQQTMEFYDVIIVDFPDPKTIELGRLFSLEFYKLCYQQLRPNGVIIVQSGSPYYATKAFYCIEKTIREAGFNTIPLHNQVLTLGEWGWVLGAKSIPEDKLKPILRSLKFDDIDTRWLTNDAMSLITSFGKGLIELDSASVEVNMIHNPVLPNYYRNGNWDLY from the coding sequence ATGTCAGAAAAAAAATCCTTTTTCAGTAACTCTAACATTTTAAAAGCAGCATTATTCGCTACAGGTTTATCTGGAATTGTTGCTGAGTATATTCTCTCAACACTTGCCACTTATTTTCTAGGAAACTCAGTTTTCCAGTGGACAATGGTACTTTCCATGATGCTTTTCTCTATGGGTTTAGGTAGCCGTATAAGTAAGTTTATGGATACTCACCTACTAGAAAAGTTTGTACTCATCGAATTTGCACTTTCTATTCTAGTATCTGTAAGTGCACTGGCTGCTTATACAGTTTCTATCTATTCTAGCTTTAATGAAAAGCTATATATCTATTCATTCGAACTAGATGGTACTGTTATTTACATGATGAGTATTATGATCGGCTTACTCATAGGTATGGAAATACCACTTGTAACCCGACTTAATGAGTCTTATGAGGATTTAAGAGTAAACATCTCCAACGTAATGGAAAAAGATTACTACGGAAGTTTATTAGGAGGTGTATTTTTCGCTTTTATAGGTCTTCCCTTTTTAGGCTTAACCTATACTCCTTTTGTTTTAGGAGCAGTAAACTTTCTGGTAGCTGTTGGTTTATTTTTAAAGTTTAAAAAACTGATTGATAAGAAGCTCCTGTTCATTATTAACACAGCGGGTGTCTTTGTTTTAATTTTAATTACGTCTGGCTTTTTATTTTCTAATGATATTATTCAGTATGGAGAACAAAAGCGCTATAGAGATAAGGTTGTTTATCAGGATCAATCTAAATATCAGAAGATTGTAGTTACTCAGTGGAAAAAATACCATTGGTTATATCTAAACGGAAACCAACAATTAAGCTCTTTTGACGAATGGTTGTATCATGAGCCTATGACACACCCAGCAATGAAGCTTGTACCTGGTGCAAAAAATGTATTAATACTCGGTGGTGGCGATGGCTGTGTTGCCAGAGAAGTGTTAAAATATCCATCAGTAGAAACTATAAAACTGGTCGATCTGGATGAAAAAGTAACAGAGCTTGGTAAGAAACATCCAATATTTACCTCCCTAAACGACAATGCACTTAACAATGAAAAGGTGACTGTGCAAAATGGAGATGCTTATACCTACCTCCAACAAACCATGGAATTTTATGATGTAATTATTGTAGATTTTCCTGATCCAAAAACAATAGAGTTAGGCAGACTTTTCTCACTAGAGTTTTACAAACTTTGCTATCAGCAATTAAGACCTAACGGTGTAATTATCGTGCAGTCTGGTAGCCCATATTATGCTACAAAAGCTTTTTACTGTATCGAAAAAACAATTAGAGAAGCTGGGTTCAACACCATTCCTCTGCATAATCAAGTACTTACACTTGGTGAATGGGGCTGGGTTTTAGGAGCTAAATCAATTCCAGAAGATAAACTTAAACCCATATTAAGATCTCTTAAGTTTGATGATATTGATACCCGTTGGCTTACAAATGATGCCATGTCGTTAATCACTTCTTTTGGAAAAGGCTTAATAGAACTCGACTCAGCGAGTGTAGAAGTAAATATGATTCATAATCCGGTTTTACCAAATTACTACCGAAACGGTAACTGGGATTTATATTAG
- a CDS encoding exonuclease domain-containing protein: MYAIVDLETTGGLSEVDRITEVAIFIHDGSKIIDEFTSLINPEREIPPFVSRLTNISDEMVATAPHFYEVAKRIIEMTENCTIVAHNASFDYNFLKHEFKMLGFDYRKNSLCTVQLSRVILPGMRSYSLGKLCKEIGIDLSSRHRAFGDARATVTLFEMLLEKGTRGVFEEYLSLDLYSAKHHPNVSPETIENLKEETGIYYFHDQEGNIIYIGKSKNIRTRVMSHFTGNTTRKAKKLKNAIADISFECTGSELVALLKEESEIKKHQPFFNSALKRGEFRFGIYAYPNKNGYLNLMVRDKRAMKDEPVIYVYSKNRGIKMMEQMLEKFKLCQKLCGLYESRDSCFNYMVSLCNGACVGKEDVAIYNNRVEQAIAYLKGKGQNYFILDKGRHSNERTVVQIENGRYKGFGYLDMEEAYVNASALKQVIIPSNGNKDTLQIITTYLRKKKVEKIIRY, from the coding sequence ATGTATGCTATAGTCGATCTTGAAACAACAGGAGGCTTATCGGAAGTTGACAGGATCACTGAAGTAGCAATCTTTATTCATGATGGTTCTAAAATAATCGATGAGTTTACCTCTTTAATTAATCCTGAAAGAGAAATTCCTCCATTTGTTTCTCGCCTTACAAATATTTCAGATGAGATGGTGGCAACTGCGCCTCATTTTTATGAAGTGGCCAAAAGAATAATCGAGATGACAGAAAATTGTACGATAGTGGCGCATAATGCCAGTTTCGATTACAATTTTTTGAAGCATGAATTCAAAATGCTAGGTTTCGATTATCGTAAAAATAGTTTATGTACGGTACAGTTAAGCCGAGTGATTTTACCTGGCATGAGATCGTATAGCCTAGGCAAACTTTGTAAAGAAATAGGCATTGATTTAAGCAGCCGTCACAGAGCTTTTGGAGATGCAAGAGCTACAGTTACATTATTTGAGATGTTGCTTGAAAAAGGTACCAGGGGTGTTTTTGAGGAATACCTTTCGTTAGATTTGTACAGTGCCAAGCATCATCCGAATGTATCTCCAGAAACCATAGAAAACCTGAAAGAGGAAACTGGTATTTACTATTTCCACGATCAGGAAGGAAATATTATTTACATAGGTAAATCAAAAAATATTCGTACACGGGTGATGTCGCATTTTACAGGCAATACCACTCGAAAAGCCAAAAAATTAAAAAATGCCATAGCCGATATTTCTTTTGAGTGTACAGGAAGTGAGTTGGTGGCTTTATTAAAAGAAGAATCTGAAATTAAAAAACATCAGCCATTTTTTAACTCTGCATTAAAACGTGGAGAGTTTAGGTTTGGAATTTATGCGTATCCCAATAAAAATGGATATTTAAACCTAATGGTGAGAGATAAGCGAGCCATGAAAGATGAGCCTGTCATTTATGTTTATTCTAAGAATCGTGGAATAAAGATGATGGAACAGATGCTTGAGAAATTTAAACTTTGCCAGAAGTTATGTGGCTTGTACGAATCTAGAGATTCCTGTTTCAATTATATGGTTAGTTTATGTAATGGTGCTTGTGTAGGGAAAGAAGATGTAGCTATTTACAACAATCGTGTGGAGCAAGCTATCGCTTATTTAAAAGGCAAGGGGCAAAACTATTTTATTTTAGATAAAGGGCGACATAGCAATGAGAGAACAGTTGTGCAAATAGAAAATGGAAGGTATAAAGGTTTTGGTTATTTGGATATGGAAGAAGCTTATGTGAATGCTTCTGCTCTAAAACAAGTTATTATACCTTCCAATGGAAATAAAGATACTCTGCAAATAATTACGACTTATCTAAGAAAGAAAAAGGTCGAGAAAATTATTAGGTACTAA
- a CDS encoding DUF3667 domain-containing protein, with the protein MRIRHPKDYCLNCNYTLSKKDSYCPNCGQENTDYKYAIWYLIFESINNYLNLDSQLFRSIFPFLFRPGHLTIKFLEGRRKLYVNPIRLYLVTTIFFFFLFSQNFQLAKSDLNLNIVNENEVDKAFSEYILSDSSKTLRSLLTDLKEEGIIETAEIDSIGNVFSKENKLKLLQLSFDTMSISEANFLGVDYKYNQQKFYYIWLRDQNMTTDALLDSMNASEKNYFNRKLAEQALKVGQTSSPQYLINEIIENISVMFFLLIPFFALLLKIFYLSKHKLYYNHLIFSVHLHTYLFFITSAFILIHYIYTDISDLLIYGTFTFAIYTLAMFRRVYKDSWIKTLFKTYFIFMFYSMIIILSSIIEVTASLLTF; encoded by the coding sequence ATGCGCATCCGCCACCCTAAGGATTATTGCTTAAATTGTAATTACACCTTATCGAAAAAGGATTCTTATTGTCCTAATTGTGGTCAAGAAAACACTGACTACAAATACGCTATTTGGTATCTAATTTTTGAGTCTATTAATAATTACTTAAATCTAGACTCTCAACTATTCAGAAGTATTTTCCCTTTCCTTTTCAGACCAGGACATTTAACCATTAAGTTTCTTGAAGGTAGAAGAAAACTTTATGTAAATCCGATCAGATTATATTTAGTAACTACAATTTTTTTCTTCTTTTTATTTTCTCAGAACTTTCAATTGGCTAAGTCTGATCTTAATCTAAACATCGTTAATGAAAACGAAGTAGACAAAGCCTTTTCTGAATATATACTTTCAGATTCGAGTAAAACCCTGAGAAGCTTACTTACCGACCTTAAAGAGGAAGGAATTATAGAAACTGCCGAGATTGATTCTATTGGTAATGTTTTCTCTAAAGAGAATAAATTAAAATTACTCCAATTAAGTTTCGATACAATGAGTATTAGTGAAGCAAACTTTTTGGGTGTAGATTATAAATATAACCAACAGAAGTTTTACTATATCTGGTTAAGAGATCAGAATATGACGACAGATGCCTTACTTGACTCAATGAATGCTTCTGAAAAAAATTACTTTAATAGAAAACTGGCTGAACAAGCACTAAAAGTTGGGCAAACCAGTAGTCCTCAATACTTAATAAATGAAATAATAGAAAATATCTCAGTGATGTTTTTCTTATTAATTCCATTTTTCGCTTTACTCTTAAAAATATTTTATCTGAGTAAACACAAGTTATATTACAACCATTTAATTTTTTCAGTTCACCTACACACCTATTTATTTTTTATAACTTCAGCATTCATTCTTATACATTATATCTACACAGATATATCTGATTTATTAATCTATGGTACTTTTACTTTCGCCATCTATACTTTAGCCATGTTTAGAAGGGTTTATAAAGATTCATGGATAAAAACCCTATTCAAAACATATTTTATCTTCATGTTTTATTCAATGATCATAATTTTGTCTTCAATAATAGAAGTGACAGCTTCTTTACTTACGTTTTAG
- a CDS encoding HupE/UreJ family protein produces MSEFQLFLQMGFEHISDPNGYDHILFILALCAVYQPADWKQVLVLVTAFTLGHSITLALATMQLVNVNGELIEFLIPVTIFLTAVFNYFHDSKKTVQKINQRYFVALFFGLIHGLGFSNYLRSLLGKDESIFTQLLAFNIGLELGQLMIVAIIMLFTFLFGNIGNVKKREWNLLLSGAAGGIAFIMMLERNIFF; encoded by the coding sequence ATGAGCGAATTTCAGCTATTCCTTCAGATGGGATTTGAACACATATCTGACCCGAACGGCTACGATCATATACTTTTCATACTAGCATTGTGCGCAGTTTATCAACCAGCCGACTGGAAACAAGTGCTTGTATTGGTTACAGCATTCACATTAGGCCACTCAATTACCTTAGCATTAGCCACCATGCAATTAGTAAATGTAAATGGCGAATTAATTGAATTCTTAATTCCGGTAACTATCTTTCTCACTGCTGTTTTCAATTACTTCCATGATTCTAAAAAGACAGTTCAGAAGATTAACCAACGCTATTTTGTAGCACTCTTCTTTGGCTTAATCCACGGATTAGGATTTTCTAATTATTTAAGAAGTTTACTGGGCAAAGATGAAAGTATCTTCACCCAGTTATTGGCTTTTAATATCGGCTTAGAGCTAGGTCAGTTAATGATTGTGGCCATCATCATGCTATTTACCTTCCTTTTTGGCAATATTGGTAATGTAAAAAAGAGAGAATGGAATCTGCTGCTTTCTGGTGCTGCCGGAGGTATCGCATTTATTATGATGTTAGAAAGAAATATATTCTTTTAA
- the rnhA gene encoding ribonuclease HI, giving the protein MPESKKSGNTIIVYTDGSSLGNPGPGGYGVVMISRAHNLRKEISEGFRETTNNRMELMAACVALESLKLNNTPVQLYSDSKYVVDAVEKGWLWNWEKKGFSGKKNEDLWRRFIKVYRRHNVKLIWVKGHAGNPENERCDQLAVAAANASNLKIDEGFEKE; this is encoded by the coding sequence ATGCCCGAAAGCAAGAAAAGTGGTAATACTATTATCGTGTATACAGATGGGTCGTCGTTGGGAAATCCCGGGCCGGGTGGTTATGGAGTTGTTATGATTTCTCGCGCACATAATCTCAGAAAAGAGATTTCAGAAGGATTTCGGGAAACCACCAATAACAGGATGGAACTTATGGCTGCCTGTGTTGCATTAGAAAGTCTAAAATTAAATAACACTCCTGTACAACTCTACTCAGATTCTAAATATGTAGTTGATGCTGTTGAAAAAGGCTGGCTATGGAACTGGGAGAAAAAAGGTTTCTCAGGTAAGAAAAATGAAGACCTGTGGAGACGCTTTATTAAAGTTTACAGAAGACATAATGTTAAACTCATTTGGGTAAAAGGACATGCAGGTAACCCAGAAAATGAGCGATGTGACCAATTAGCAGTGGCTGCAGCGAACGCAAGCAACTTAAAGATTGATGAGGGATTTGAAAAAGAATAA
- a CDS encoding DUF6702 family protein, with translation MQLSVYLFISLISLFSTGVLHPVHLAVTQVDYNSNTGSLEVTHKIFIDDFESAIELTNTNDLKLGTDREIENADEYIQKYIDEHFKITVNGKATQPVYIGRESDLVAIWVYQEIKNVTDLKDIELHNEILLDLYDDQKNILHVKYGDVKRSFLFRKDQTDESMTL, from the coding sequence ATGCAATTGTCTGTTTATCTTTTTATCAGCTTAATCAGCCTTTTTTCTACCGGAGTGCTGCATCCTGTTCACTTAGCAGTTACGCAGGTTGATTATAATAGTAACACAGGTTCTTTAGAAGTTACCCACAAGATTTTTATAGATGATTTCGAATCGGCGATAGAACTCACTAATACTAATGATTTAAAATTAGGAACCGATAGAGAAATTGAAAATGCCGATGAATATATCCAAAAGTATATTGATGAGCATTTTAAAATTACAGTGAATGGCAAAGCTACTCAACCGGTTTACATTGGGAGAGAGAGTGATTTAGTTGCCATTTGGGTTTATCAGGAAATAAAAAATGTAACTGATCTGAAAGATATTGAGTTGCATAACGAAATCCTACTCGACTTATACGACGATCAGAAAAACATTCTGCATGTAAAATATGGAGATGTAAAGCGTAGCTTCCTGTTTAGAAAAGACCAGACAGATGAGTCTATGACTTTGTGA
- a CDS encoding sulfotransferase family protein, whose amino-acid sequence METKRICMWSGPRNVSTAFMYSFAQREDTQVVDEPFYAHYLKITGVDHPGREEILESMENGALKVIEDLIFTPKQKPVYFIKNMAHHFLEIPDEFLFRLDNMFLIRNPNEMLPSLIKNIPNPVMLDTAYELQYHILNKLLEKGIEPIVVDSKELLLQPEIILTKLCEKLKIPFDKNMLSWEAGPREEDGIWEKYWYHSVHKSTGFAAYKQKEEEVPTHLEGLLTECSNLYEKMYEYALKA is encoded by the coding sequence ATGGAAACAAAGAGAATTTGTATGTGGTCGGGTCCAAGAAATGTTTCTACGGCCTTTATGTACTCGTTTGCACAAAGAGAAGACACTCAAGTAGTGGACGAACCTTTTTACGCGCATTATTTAAAAATTACTGGTGTTGACCATCCCGGTAGGGAAGAAATCTTGGAGTCGATGGAAAATGGTGCCTTAAAAGTAATTGAAGACTTAATTTTTACTCCTAAACAAAAGCCAGTCTATTTTATTAAAAACATGGCTCATCATTTTCTTGAAATACCAGATGAGTTTCTTTTTAGATTAGACAATATGTTTTTGATAAGAAATCCAAATGAAATGCTGCCATCACTTATTAAAAATATTCCGAACCCGGTAATGCTGGATACTGCTTACGAATTGCAATATCATATTTTAAACAAGCTATTAGAAAAAGGTATAGAACCCATTGTAGTAGATTCTAAAGAGTTGTTGTTACAGCCTGAAATAATCTTAACTAAACTCTGTGAAAAACTGAAAATTCCTTTTGATAAAAATATGCTTAGTTGGGAAGCTGGACCAAGAGAAGAAGATGGTATTTGGGAGAAATATTGGTATCATAGTGTGCATAAATCTACTGGTTTTGCAGCTTACAAGCAGAAAGAAGAAGAGGTTCCGACTCATTTAGAAGGCTTATTAACTGAGTGTAGTAATTTGTATGAAAAAATGTATGAGTATGCTTTAAAGGCATAG